The following coding sequences lie in one Alicyclobacillus curvatus genomic window:
- a CDS encoding basic amino acid ABC transporter substrate-binding protein: MKSIKNKAIFSTLAMGGVAVLLVAGCGTSAGNNTNGTSPTTGQSTGQAAGNTTSAGTNASAEKTSAINVTAQTNANAQPQAGTIVIGTDDTYPPDEYTNASGQLLGFDVDLGDALGQVLHKKVIWKPTAWDGIIPGLQANKYDAIISFMNVTPERAKQIQFIPYGSFGQVIVTKANSTENITTINDLKGKKVGVQIGTTSEDAVKTVGGAIIKEYNTFPDALNDLANGRIDAVVVDESVGRYYMTKDPGVFKISGQPFLSEPVGIGLRKNDTQLDQQLQQAFSTLQKNGTYNKIYTYWFGAPSK, encoded by the coding sequence ATGAAAAGCATCAAGAACAAGGCAATCTTCTCGACATTGGCTATGGGCGGTGTAGCAGTTTTGCTCGTCGCTGGGTGTGGGACAAGTGCTGGGAACAACACGAACGGCACCAGCCCGACCACAGGCCAATCCACAGGTCAGGCAGCAGGAAACACCACCTCTGCTGGGACAAACGCATCGGCAGAGAAGACCAGCGCCATAAATGTTACAGCTCAGACGAATGCAAACGCCCAGCCGCAAGCTGGCACAATCGTCATCGGTACAGATGACACCTATCCGCCGGACGAGTACACCAACGCCAGCGGCCAGTTGCTTGGCTTTGATGTCGATCTCGGTGACGCCCTCGGCCAAGTCCTCCACAAAAAGGTCATTTGGAAGCCGACCGCATGGGACGGTATCATTCCGGGCCTCCAGGCGAACAAATATGATGCCATCATTTCCTTCATGAACGTGACACCAGAACGCGCAAAGCAAATCCAGTTCATCCCGTACGGAAGTTTCGGGCAGGTCATCGTCACTAAGGCCAATTCAACCGAAAACATCACTACAATCAACGACCTCAAAGGAAAGAAAGTCGGCGTCCAAATCGGTACGACCAGTGAAGATGCGGTAAAGACAGTGGGAGGGGCAATCATCAAAGAGTACAATACCTTCCCAGACGCCCTCAATGACCTGGCAAACGGACGTATCGATGCAGTCGTCGTGGACGAATCGGTGGGTCGCTACTACATGACGAAGGACCCGGGTGTGTTCAAAATTTCTGGACAACCCTTCTTGTCGGAACCGGTCGGTATTGGTTTGCGCAAAAACGACACTCAGCTTGACCAGCAGCTTCAGCAGGCGTTCAGCACGCTGCAGAAAAACGGCACTTACAACAAGATCTACACCTACTGGTTCGGCGCTCCGAGCAAATAA
- a CDS encoding amino acid ABC transporter permease, protein MQFASYAIKYLPLLLQGALVTLELTALGVLFGLVLGVIAAIGRLSHFWLFHVPARLYTWIIRGTPLLVQILIIYVGLPALGITLPPFPAAVIALSVNSGAYITEIIRAGIESIDTGQMEASLSLGMTYSKAMRRIIFPQAYRRLLPPLVNEFVALLKDSSLVSVISMEELLRRGQEIYTANFKQMQTLILVAILYLIMTSIFVFVANRLEKRLAVRG, encoded by the coding sequence ATGCAATTTGCGAGCTACGCGATAAAATACCTCCCCCTGCTCCTGCAGGGGGCTTTGGTTACACTTGAACTGACCGCGCTTGGTGTCCTGTTTGGCCTCGTGCTCGGCGTCATTGCAGCCATTGGCCGCCTGTCGCACTTTTGGCTGTTTCATGTTCCGGCGCGGTTGTACACGTGGATCATCCGCGGCACACCGCTCCTGGTACAGATTCTCATCATTTACGTCGGGTTGCCGGCCCTCGGCATAACATTGCCTCCGTTTCCGGCCGCAGTCATCGCGTTGAGTGTCAATTCCGGGGCGTATATCACCGAGATCATCCGGGCGGGCATCGAGTCGATTGACACGGGGCAAATGGAAGCCTCACTGTCCCTCGGCATGACGTACAGCAAGGCCATGCGGCGCATCATCTTCCCGCAGGCGTATCGTCGTTTGCTGCCGCCCCTTGTGAACGAATTTGTCGCCCTGCTCAAAGACTCGTCGCTGGTATCTGTCATTTCGATGGAAGAACTCCTCCGTCGCGGTCAGGAGATTTACACGGCGAACTTTAAGCAGATGCAGACACTGATACTCGTCGCCATCCTCTACCTCATCATGACCAGTATCTTCGTGTTTGTCGCCAACAGACTTGAAAAACGACTGGCGGTAAGGGGATGA
- a CDS encoding alpha/beta hydrolase produces MPYVEVEPGVRLFYEIRGEGPPILFVHGWTMSHDVWEYQIPYLAKHFQTIVLDLRGNGDSDKPWGEYSYDVYARDIAVIIDKLNIREATLVGWSMGAAIGAYYITRYGTGIKKFVSVSGALPVFTKTPLLPFGPTRQQVDDWIEAEKRKRPDFTKQFVDSLFASSVEEYTKLWIWSISMQTSWHVAISNLKTLRDMDAVSLLPQIRIPSAVFHGRLDSVVPIQLGQFTAHTIPNCQYVEFPSSGHVPFIEESVRFTKELVRFVASP; encoded by the coding sequence ATGCCATATGTGGAAGTGGAACCTGGTGTGCGCCTGTTCTATGAAATCCGCGGTGAAGGTCCCCCCATCCTGTTTGTGCACGGGTGGACCATGAGTCATGACGTCTGGGAATATCAGATACCATATCTCGCCAAGCACTTTCAGACCATTGTTCTGGACCTGCGCGGAAACGGGGATTCTGACAAGCCATGGGGCGAATACTCCTATGATGTATACGCCCGTGACATCGCCGTCATCATCGATAAGCTGAACATCCGAGAGGCTACTCTGGTAGGTTGGTCGATGGGCGCTGCAATCGGAGCTTATTACATAACCCGCTATGGTACAGGTATCAAGAAGTTTGTCTCTGTGTCCGGTGCCCTCCCAGTCTTCACGAAGACACCCCTCCTACCCTTCGGTCCCACCCGCCAGCAGGTGGACGACTGGATTGAAGCAGAGAAACGCAAACGTCCGGACTTCACCAAGCAGTTTGTCGACTCTTTGTTCGCTTCTTCAGTGGAGGAATATACGAAGCTGTGGATCTGGTCTATTTCCATGCAGACTTCGTGGCACGTCGCGATTTCGAACCTGAAAACTTTGCGCGACATGGACGCTGTGAGCCTGTTGCCACAGATTCGCATTCCGTCAGCAGTTTTTCACGGTCGCCTCGATTCCGTCGTCCCGATTCAACTCGGGCAATTCACGGCCCACACCATACCAAACTGCCAGTATGTCGAGTTTCCCAGTAGCGGACACGTACCATTTATCGAGGAATCAGTGCGGTTCACGAAGGAACTTGTCCGGTTTGTCGCAAGTCCGTAA
- a CDS encoding D-ribose ABC transporter substrate-binding protein, protein MKNWKTLAAVGAISAGLIAGCGTTPAANSSGNSSTGAGNTATNSAGGSSASTSGSYTIGFAVSTTNNPFFVAMENGVKQEAQKLGVKVIVDNGNNDPSTQLNQVQDLIQQKVNAILLNPTDSQALSSAVTAANQANIPVITLDRSVNSGKVAAFIASDSVQAGKMAADELIKALKGKGNVVELQGIMGSSAEIDREKGFDQEIATAPGIHVVARQTAKFDRSTALNVMQNILQAHPDINGVFAQNDEMALGALKAIQQAGKSNIAIVGIDGEEEAVQDVQKGLLYADIAQQPTQEGVLGVDNALKLIKGQSVQSTISSPLQLVEKGSSFTGF, encoded by the coding sequence TTGAAAAATTGGAAAACACTCGCAGCTGTAGGCGCAATTTCGGCAGGGCTAATTGCTGGCTGTGGCACAACACCAGCGGCAAACTCATCGGGGAACTCATCCACCGGTGCAGGGAACACCGCGACGAATTCGGCGGGTGGAAGCAGTGCATCGACATCAGGGAGCTATACCATCGGGTTTGCCGTCTCCACGACCAACAATCCGTTTTTCGTCGCGATGGAAAACGGTGTCAAACAAGAGGCACAGAAGCTTGGCGTGAAAGTCATTGTGGACAACGGAAATAACGACCCTTCCACACAGCTAAACCAGGTCCAGGACCTGATTCAGCAGAAGGTGAACGCGATTCTTCTCAATCCAACCGACAGTCAGGCGCTATCGAGCGCCGTTACGGCTGCAAACCAGGCGAACATTCCCGTCATTACACTTGACCGCAGTGTCAACTCCGGCAAGGTCGCTGCGTTTATTGCTTCAGACAGCGTTCAGGCTGGGAAAATGGCGGCAGATGAGCTGATAAAGGCACTCAAAGGCAAAGGAAATGTCGTGGAATTGCAAGGCATTATGGGATCGTCCGCAGAAATTGACCGTGAGAAAGGGTTTGACCAGGAGATTGCAACGGCACCCGGCATCCACGTGGTCGCACGACAAACAGCCAAGTTTGACCGGAGTACGGCCTTGAATGTGATGCAAAACATCTTGCAGGCACATCCGGACATTAACGGTGTGTTCGCCCAAAATGACGAGATGGCACTCGGAGCTCTCAAGGCTATCCAACAGGCCGGGAAGTCAAACATCGCCATTGTTGGCATCGACGGTGAAGAAGAAGCCGTTCAGGATGTGCAAAAAGGGCTGTTATATGCCGACATCGCGCAACAACCTACGCAAGAGGGCGTTCTTGGCGTCGACAATGCGCTTAAACTCATTAAGGGCCAATCCGTTCAAAGCACCATCAGTTCGCCGTTGCAGTTGGTCGAGAAGGGTTCGTCGTTTACGGGCTTCTAA
- a CDS encoding amino acid ABC transporter ATP-binding protein — translation MTETISNDTSQPTSQATSQATSQATSQPNVVVRALDVHKSFGALRVLEGVTVEVGRGEVLAIIGPSGSGKSTLLRCFNGLEEIQSGTVEILGTPLSTKPRKLAKQREKLGMVFQRFHLFPHLTALQNIIEAPLHVKGIARKEAERLGYELLDKVGLRDKANVYPSQLSGGQQQRVAIARALAMEPEILLLDEPTSALDPELVGEVLQVIQQLAQEGMTMVLVTHEMAFARKVADRVIFMEGGVIVEEGAPEEMFTRANSQRTRQFLQQVMHDE, via the coding sequence ATGACTGAGACGATAAGTAACGACACAAGTCAGCCCACGAGCCAAGCCACGAGCCAAGCCACGAGCCAAGCCACGAGCCAACCAAATGTGGTCGTCCGCGCCCTCGATGTGCACAAGTCATTTGGGGCCTTACGGGTACTGGAGGGCGTGACGGTGGAGGTAGGTCGCGGTGAGGTGCTTGCCATCATCGGCCCTAGCGGATCGGGCAAGTCAACCTTACTGCGGTGTTTCAACGGATTAGAGGAGATTCAGAGCGGGACCGTGGAGATTTTGGGTACGCCGCTTAGCACCAAGCCGCGCAAGCTTGCAAAACAGCGTGAGAAACTCGGCATGGTGTTTCAACGATTTCATCTATTCCCGCACTTGACAGCATTGCAGAACATCATCGAAGCACCGCTGCACGTCAAGGGTATCGCGCGCAAAGAGGCGGAGAGACTGGGTTACGAATTGCTCGACAAAGTCGGTCTGCGGGACAAGGCGAACGTATACCCATCGCAGTTGTCGGGCGGTCAACAGCAACGCGTCGCAATTGCCCGCGCGCTTGCGATGGAGCCTGAGATTCTGCTTCTTGATGAGCCGACATCAGCACTGGACCCAGAGCTGGTGGGTGAGGTCCTTCAAGTCATTCAGCAACTCGCGCAGGAAGGCATGACGATGGTCCTTGTGACGCACGAAATGGCATTTGCGCGAAAGGTGGCTGACCGGGTCATCTTTATGGAAGGCGGCGTCATTGTCGAAGAAGGCGCACCGGAAGAAATGTTTACACGCGCCAACTCGCAGCGGACGCGCCAGTTCTTGCAGCAGGTCATGCACGACGAGTAA
- the rbsC gene encoding ribose ABC transporter permease (functions to transport ribose at high affinity; forms a complex with RbsA2C2B), with the protein MEKFGAVVRRYHLGPLIGLVILVIILSLLSPQFFTFGNLRNVALQTSVNALLAVGMTFVILTAGIDLSVGSSLALTAALSAGLMVAHVNPWVAALAALAAGAVAGFLNGVFVAYARLAPFIVTLGTMQLFRGLTEVYTNGNPIFNLPSSFSHFGTGLLLAIPLPVWVTAVVFGVVWVVLNKSVFGRRIYAIGGNETVAHLAGVPVKRYVVLVYVISGVLAALAGIVLTSRLGSAEPTAGTGYELDAITAVVLGGTSLFGGEGTILGTLIGALILGVIDNGLNLLNVNSFYQDAVKGLIILAAIMLDRKKSTGR; encoded by the coding sequence ATGGAAAAATTCGGCGCAGTAGTTCGCAGGTATCACCTCGGACCGCTGATTGGACTCGTCATTCTCGTCATCATTCTATCTCTGCTGTCGCCTCAGTTCTTTACTTTCGGCAATCTGCGAAACGTCGCTTTGCAGACGTCTGTCAATGCCTTGCTGGCAGTAGGTATGACATTCGTTATTCTCACCGCAGGCATTGACCTGTCGGTCGGGTCAAGTTTGGCCTTGACGGCTGCCCTGTCAGCAGGATTGATGGTTGCACATGTCAATCCATGGGTCGCCGCTTTGGCTGCATTAGCAGCGGGGGCCGTTGCTGGTTTTCTCAACGGCGTGTTTGTGGCATATGCCCGTCTCGCTCCGTTTATCGTGACGCTCGGCACGATGCAGCTATTCAGAGGACTGACAGAGGTCTACACCAACGGCAATCCGATTTTTAACCTGCCTTCGTCTTTCTCGCATTTTGGTACCGGGTTGCTGCTCGCCATTCCACTTCCCGTATGGGTCACTGCCGTAGTGTTTGGGGTTGTGTGGGTGGTTCTTAATAAGTCTGTTTTTGGCCGACGAATTTACGCAATTGGTGGTAATGAGACGGTTGCCCACCTGGCGGGCGTCCCGGTCAAGAGGTACGTGGTGCTGGTTTACGTCATCAGTGGTGTCCTTGCTGCACTTGCTGGGATTGTCCTGACCTCACGCCTCGGCTCTGCCGAGCCGACTGCAGGTACCGGCTATGAACTCGACGCAATCACGGCAGTCGTCCTTGGTGGAACGAGCCTGTTTGGCGGCGAAGGCACCATCTTAGGAACCCTCATCGGTGCGCTCATTCTCGGCGTCATTGACAACGGCCTAAACCTGTTAAACGTCAACTCGTTTTATCAAGACGCCGTCAAGGGGCTCATCATTCTTGCGGCCATCATGCTTGACCGAAAGAAATCGACGGGGAGATAA
- the rbsK gene encoding ribokinase codes for MAKIVVVGSINMDIVTRTQRFPEPGETLQAKDTSFHSGGKGANQAVAAAKLGAAVAMVGAVGDDPFGHVLRTELTSAGIDTSAVRMVPGASTGIASITVDDKGRNAILVTAGANARFHLEDVTGEAVWDGCEMVLLQNEILPETTIATMRHFDARGIRVVYNPAPVTPLPKDVLPHVDTLVVNEIEASRLTGFEVTNLASAVTAAETLMHFGARNVVLTMGGNGSVFAGKEAEGVLYVPSVKVDVVDTTAAGDTFIGAFAAALRAQAASGEGNIAEVLRFATAAAALSVTKPGAQPSIPSLADVQLFLASHDIPVRRI; via the coding sequence GTGGCTAAGATCGTTGTTGTTGGTAGCATCAACATGGATATCGTCACCCGGACGCAGCGATTTCCTGAGCCTGGAGAAACACTTCAGGCAAAGGACACGTCCTTTCACTCAGGCGGAAAAGGTGCCAATCAAGCCGTCGCGGCTGCAAAACTTGGTGCCGCGGTGGCGATGGTTGGAGCAGTGGGGGATGATCCGTTCGGACACGTCCTCCGCACTGAATTAACCAGCGCAGGTATAGACACGTCTGCAGTTCGGATGGTGCCTGGAGCGTCGACGGGCATCGCGAGTATCACAGTGGACGACAAGGGGAGAAATGCCATTCTCGTCACTGCGGGTGCAAACGCACGTTTCCATCTGGAAGATGTGACGGGAGAGGCCGTTTGGGATGGTTGCGAGATGGTTCTGTTGCAAAACGAAATCCTCCCCGAGACAACCATCGCGACAATGCGCCACTTCGACGCTCGCGGTATCCGCGTTGTTTACAACCCGGCTCCGGTGACGCCGTTGCCAAAGGATGTGTTACCGCATGTGGACACCCTTGTCGTCAATGAGATTGAAGCGAGCCGCCTGACTGGTTTCGAGGTCACGAACTTGGCGTCTGCGGTCACAGCGGCCGAGACCCTCATGCATTTTGGCGCGAGAAATGTGGTATTAACGATGGGTGGAAACGGATCGGTGTTCGCAGGCAAGGAAGCTGAAGGCGTGCTTTATGTGCCATCCGTAAAGGTAGACGTTGTGGACACCACGGCCGCGGGAGATACGTTCATCGGCGCATTTGCAGCTGCCTTACGCGCGCAAGCGGCGAGCGGCGAAGGAAACATTGCGGAAGTACTGCGTTTTGCCACCGCAGCGGCAGCGCTGTCTGTGACGAAGCCAGGAGCGCAACCGTCCATCCCGAGTTTGGCGGATGTGCAACTGTTTCTTGCATCTCATGATATCCCGGTGCGTCGAATATAG
- a CDS encoding (Fe-S)-binding protein: protein MYLCLGCRACESACPAGVKYGRLVENAREVIEEAKSLGIIGRFATAGAEATAGVADGAVNGAADGVADGAVNGAADGVADGAVNGVRTAGGGPDGAADGPGAGTVSGVSTAATTATSTSPRPLSAAHTVKRSRKEAFVRNLVFRRIFLSPSRVQKIGTLLWVAQATGLQKMADKTGLMRMLPNSMAEMQQAVPKVASPAARRKRRQVVPADKEAAGNKTIRVGMFKGCVMDVMFFEANEATARVLSKAGCEVVFVEDQVCCGALHAHSGEQWGAIHLAKQNIAAFEATGVDYVVNNAGGCGAALREYAHWFEKDEEWSERAKAFVAKLRDANELLALLPPLKFSKEVHARVTYQDSCHLRHGQGIWKQPRQLINQIPGIQFTELSGADTCCGSAGIYNITNFDLSMKILDEKMDKVADTKANIIVTSNPGCLLQMRQGIIRAQLADDVEAVHIMELLDRAL from the coding sequence ATGTACCTCTGCCTTGGCTGCCGCGCCTGCGAATCCGCCTGCCCCGCTGGCGTGAAATACGGACGGCTTGTGGAGAATGCGCGCGAGGTCATCGAAGAGGCCAAGAGCCTTGGTATCATCGGCCGTTTTGCAACGGCAGGTGCTGAGGCAACGGCTGGGGTGGCGGATGGGGCTGTGAATGGGGCTGCCGATGGGGTCGCGGACGGAGCTGTGAATGGGGCTGCCGATGGAGTCGCGGACGGAGCTGTGAATGGGGTCCGAACTGCCGGCGGGGGCCCGGATGGGGCCGCCGATGGGCCTGGGGCTGGGACAGTGAGCGGGGTCTCAACCGCGGCGACGACTGCAACTTCGACCTCCCCCCGACCGCTGTCAGCAGCTCACACGGTCAAACGAAGCAGAAAAGAAGCGTTCGTTCGCAACCTCGTGTTCAGACGCATCTTCCTCTCGCCTTCGCGCGTGCAAAAAATCGGCACGCTGCTCTGGGTTGCCCAAGCCACGGGACTGCAGAAGATGGCTGACAAAACCGGATTGATGCGGATGCTCCCTAATTCCATGGCAGAGATGCAACAGGCAGTGCCGAAAGTTGCATCCCCTGCCGCACGTCGGAAGCGCCGTCAGGTTGTTCCGGCAGACAAAGAGGCAGCAGGCAACAAGACCATCCGTGTGGGTATGTTTAAAGGCTGCGTGATGGATGTCATGTTTTTCGAAGCCAACGAAGCGACTGCTCGGGTATTGTCGAAAGCGGGCTGTGAAGTGGTTTTCGTCGAAGACCAGGTGTGTTGCGGCGCTCTCCACGCTCACTCTGGTGAACAGTGGGGCGCTATCCATCTCGCGAAGCAAAACATCGCCGCCTTCGAAGCCACAGGTGTCGATTACGTCGTCAACAACGCCGGTGGCTGCGGCGCTGCGCTGCGCGAATACGCACACTGGTTTGAGAAGGATGAAGAGTGGAGCGAGCGGGCGAAGGCCTTTGTCGCAAAGCTGCGAGACGCGAATGAACTGCTCGCCCTACTGCCACCGCTCAAATTCTCGAAGGAAGTCCATGCCCGCGTCACATATCAGGACTCGTGCCACTTGCGACACGGTCAAGGCATCTGGAAGCAGCCACGCCAGCTCATCAACCAGATACCAGGCATTCAGTTTACGGAGTTGTCTGGGGCGGACACTTGCTGCGGATCCGCCGGCATCTACAACATCACCAACTTTGACCTGTCGATGAAGATCCTCGACGAAAAGATGGACAAAGTTGCTGACACCAAAGCGAACATCATCGTGACCTCGAACCCCGGCTGCCTGTTGCAGATGCGGCAGGGCATCATCCGGGCTCAGCTCGCTGATGACGTTGAGGCCGTCCACATCATGGAACTCCTTGACAGGGCATTGTAA
- a CDS encoding FAD-binding protein → MDQSLIRQFREIVGSTYVLDSPQERFAYSYDATPLYQAMPDVVIQPGDVEEIAAILRLATEHRIPIVSRGAGSNLSGGTVPVEGGIVLHLNRMNELMEIDTDNLTSTFQPGLVTADLHKAVEAKGLFYPPDPGSMRVSTLGGNVAECAGGMRGLKYGTTKDYVMGVQAVLPDGSIVRFGGKNTKDVAGYDITRLLVGSEGTLAVISEITAKLLPLPESTQTLVAYFRSLVDAARTVSAIIAAKILPSSMEFLDKGTMRVVEDFSHIGLPLDMEAMLLIQQDGSALQVEQDVERIANLCRTAGAVAVQLAATPEQGDELMTARRAALSALARVRPTTILEDATVPRSKLAEMVEQVNVIANKYNVEICTFGHAGDGNLHPTCLTDERDKEEIARVEQAFEEIFHAAIKLGGTVTGEHGVGLAKAKYLELKVGSEGMELMRRVKHAFDPLGIMNPGKIFAKDARRRVVIGTHEHVH, encoded by the coding sequence ATGGATCAGAGCCTAATCCGGCAGTTCAGGGAGATAGTGGGAAGCACGTACGTTCTCGACTCACCGCAAGAGCGGTTTGCGTATTCCTACGATGCCACGCCCTTATACCAGGCCATGCCTGATGTCGTCATCCAGCCTGGCGATGTAGAAGAAATTGCGGCCATCCTGAGGCTTGCGACGGAGCATCGCATTCCAATCGTTTCGCGCGGCGCCGGCAGCAACCTGTCCGGCGGGACCGTACCCGTCGAGGGCGGCATCGTCCTTCACCTCAACCGCATGAATGAATTAATGGAAATTGACACCGACAATCTCACGTCGACTTTTCAGCCTGGCCTCGTCACAGCCGATTTGCACAAGGCCGTCGAAGCGAAGGGTTTGTTTTACCCGCCCGATCCCGGTAGCATGCGCGTCTCCACCCTCGGCGGCAACGTTGCTGAGTGTGCTGGCGGCATGCGCGGACTGAAGTACGGTACGACAAAAGATTACGTGATGGGCGTCCAAGCTGTGCTCCCGGACGGATCCATCGTCCGGTTCGGCGGCAAGAACACCAAGGACGTTGCCGGCTATGACATCACGCGTCTCCTCGTCGGATCGGAAGGGACGCTCGCCGTTATCAGCGAGATCACCGCAAAATTGCTGCCGTTGCCAGAGAGCACCCAGACCCTGGTGGCGTATTTCCGCAGCCTGGTGGACGCCGCGCGGACGGTGTCTGCCATCATTGCCGCGAAAATCCTGCCGTCTTCGATGGAGTTCCTCGACAAAGGCACCATGCGCGTGGTCGAGGACTTCAGTCACATCGGGCTCCCACTCGACATGGAAGCCATGCTGCTAATTCAGCAGGACGGGTCGGCGCTGCAGGTGGAGCAAGATGTGGAGCGGATCGCCAACTTGTGCAGGACTGCCGGTGCCGTCGCTGTGCAACTGGCCGCAACGCCGGAGCAAGGCGACGAGCTGATGACGGCACGCCGGGCGGCGCTCAGTGCGCTTGCGCGGGTGCGACCCACCACCATCCTCGAAGATGCCACGGTGCCGCGCTCAAAGTTGGCGGAAATGGTGGAACAGGTGAATGTCATCGCAAACAAGTACAACGTGGAAATCTGTACCTTCGGTCACGCTGGGGACGGCAACCTGCACCCCACTTGCCTCACGGATGAACGCGATAAGGAAGAAATCGCGCGCGTGGAGCAGGCCTTTGAAGAAATCTTCCACGCGGCCATCAAGCTTGGCGGTACAGTGACAGGCGAGCACGGCGTCGGCCTTGCCAAGGCGAAATACCTGGAGCTGAAGGTTGGCTCGGAAGGCATGGAACTGATGAGGCGTGTGAAGCACGCGTTCGATCCGCTCGGCATCATGAACCCGGGCAAGATCTTCGCGAAGGACGCGCGCCGCAGGGTGGTGATTGGGACTCATGAGCACGTTCATTAA
- a CDS encoding FadR family transcriptional regulator: protein MSLTRKTSEIVADDLEKQIEEKSLEPGDRLPTIDQLAIQYGVGKSTIREALSQLKARGLIQPRQGEGTFVSQDAQGALANIPLRLSGDVGELMQLLHVRRLIEGGCAATAAQEADDQDLLRLQNILKKMEAAVDNEELSRLYDIQFHMGIAQASKNPFLLRIMETMSDAMNATIRDSRWLWLYKGQQQTRQLYLDHLSIYEAIANRDAALAQRRIEAHLDNVTEALREYLKPKAVAAEAKAAEAKAAEAKAAEAKADGATGAGADVDTSAEAEDATGGGAGRERGRE, encoded by the coding sequence ATGAGCTTGACACGGAAAACTTCGGAAATCGTGGCCGATGACCTGGAGAAACAGATTGAGGAGAAGTCGCTCGAGCCGGGGGACAGGCTGCCCACTATCGATCAACTCGCCATTCAATACGGTGTTGGCAAGTCGACGATTCGTGAGGCCCTGAGTCAGCTGAAGGCACGCGGGCTCATTCAACCGCGCCAGGGCGAGGGTACGTTTGTCAGTCAGGATGCACAGGGTGCGCTTGCGAATATTCCCCTACGTCTAAGTGGTGATGTTGGTGAATTAATGCAGCTGCTCCACGTCCGTCGTCTGATTGAAGGCGGTTGTGCCGCCACGGCAGCACAGGAAGCAGATGACCAAGACCTACTGCGACTTCAAAACATCCTCAAGAAGATGGAAGCGGCTGTCGACAACGAGGAGTTGAGTCGCCTCTATGACATCCAATTTCACATGGGGATTGCACAGGCGTCGAAGAATCCATTCTTACTTCGCATCATGGAGACGATGTCGGATGCGATGAATGCTACGATTCGAGACTCTCGATGGCTATGGCTGTACAAAGGTCAGCAGCAAACCCGGCAGCTATATCTAGACCACCTGAGTATTTACGAGGCCATAGCAAATCGTGACGCGGCCCTGGCTCAGCGGCGGATTGAAGCCCATCTCGATAACGTGACGGAAGCGCTAAGGGAATACCTGAAGCCCAAAGCGGTAGCAGCAGAGGCGAAGGCAGCAGAGGCGAAGGCAGCAGAGGCGAAGGCAGCAGAGGCGAAGGCAGACGGGGCCACGGGGGCAGGGGCAGATGTGGACACTTCGGCTGAGGCTGAGGATGCGACCGGGGGCGGGGCTGGTCGGGAGCGAGGTAGAGAGTAG